One window from the genome of Cryobacterium sp. GrIS_2_6 encodes:
- a CDS encoding 1,4-dihydroxy-2-naphthoate polyprenyltransferase, translating to MQRLNPSETLGAPASAGQPSGKQAGKPAGKPAGKPANSGRSGNPAKRNAPEAHGRSGLATPGDWISGARLRTLPLAIAPVALGTGAAIIASEPGVFHPVRALLALIVALCLQIGVNYANDYSDGIRGTDAYRVGPARLTGGGAARPRSVLTVALAFFGLAGLAGLVLVILSGQWWLLLVGAAAIVAAWFYTGGKRPYGYFGLGELFVFVFFGLVATAGTTFVQVGTVNLESWLGGVAIGLIACAVLMVNNLRDIVPDKSSGKRTLAVLIGNLPGRIVFCVLLLVPFVIAAFFALFYPLAWFVLFVLLLALPACLITVTAKTAAELILALKLTSFSALLYGLLLGAAFAF from the coding sequence ATGCAGCGATTGAATCCTTCGGAGACCCTCGGGGCGCCGGCGTCCGCCGGACAGCCGTCCGGAAAGCAGGCGGGCAAGCCAGCCGGGAAGCCAGCGGGCAAGCCCGCCAACTCCGGTCGGTCCGGCAACCCGGCCAAGCGGAACGCCCCAGAGGCGCACGGCCGCTCCGGACTGGCGACGCCCGGCGACTGGATCTCCGGCGCGCGCCTGCGAACCCTTCCCCTCGCGATCGCACCGGTCGCCCTCGGCACCGGCGCGGCCATCATCGCGAGCGAGCCGGGCGTGTTCCACCCGGTGCGGGCCCTCCTCGCGCTCATCGTCGCGCTCTGCCTGCAGATCGGCGTGAACTACGCGAACGACTACTCCGACGGCATCCGCGGCACCGACGCCTACCGGGTCGGCCCGGCCAGGCTGACCGGCGGAGGAGCGGCGAGGCCGCGGTCCGTGCTCACCGTCGCGCTCGCGTTCTTCGGGCTCGCCGGGCTCGCCGGCCTCGTGCTCGTGATCCTGAGCGGCCAGTGGTGGCTGCTGCTCGTCGGCGCCGCCGCGATCGTCGCCGCCTGGTTCTACACCGGCGGCAAGCGTCCGTACGGCTACTTCGGCCTCGGTGAGCTGTTCGTGTTCGTGTTCTTCGGACTCGTCGCAACCGCGGGCACGACCTTCGTGCAGGTCGGAACGGTGAACCTCGAGAGCTGGCTCGGCGGGGTCGCGATCGGGCTCATCGCCTGCGCCGTGCTCATGGTCAACAACCTGCGCGACATCGTCCCGGACAAGTCGTCCGGCAAGCGCACCCTCGCGGTCCTGATCGGCAACCTGCCCGGGCGCATCGTCTTCTGCGTGCTGCTGCTCGTGCCGTTCGTGATCGCGGCCTTCTTCGCGCTCTTCTACCCGCTCGCCTGGTTCGTGCTCTTCGTGCTCCTGCTCGCCCTTCCGGCGTGCCTGATCACCGTCACAGCGAAGACCGCGGCCGAGCTCATCCTGGCGCTCAAGCTCACGAGCTTCAGCGCGCTCCTGTACGGCCTGCTACTGGGCGCGGCCTTCGCGTTCTGA
- a CDS encoding AMP-binding protein, translating to MLRVVSVDRPLDLIDMLREALSGRGDALLPVPGPAPDLAVSRASSAVTRPARLARNGAPGAHVPVPASVSPVPPAVPAAVPDGAVVVIETSGSTGVPKRVLLGAPALRASAAASSAALGGPGQWLLALPAHYVAGVQVLLRSLEAGTTPIVLAPGHFDPAAFFEAATRLTAPLRYTSLVPVQLARLLDAVDAADDAAHDAADAAAHAAAHDGDAVNTADQDGAAEMLALLRRFTAILVGGQAMPPALLARAASLGITVVRTYGSSETAGGCCYNGRPIGDTVVRVVDGELQISGSVLADGYLDDPQRTHDRFTEDKGVRWYRTGDLGEIDAVTGLVRVLGRADNVIISGGEKVSLDAVERVVRALPGFADAVIVGVADARWGQVPVVAVPGSHAAVSTRSWGEASPTSPTATPSSSPKRKTDASTARLAVVKEAVASALGKSARPDRLLLLPAIPVLASGKPDRRALQRLAEAGS from the coding sequence ATGCTCCGGGTCGTCTCCGTCGACCGGCCGCTCGACCTCATCGACATGCTCCGCGAGGCCCTCTCCGGGCGCGGGGACGCCCTGCTGCCCGTGCCTGGCCCCGCGCCTGACCTTGCCGTCTCCCGCGCCAGTTCCGCCGTCACGCGCCCGGCACGCCTGGCGCGTAACGGCGCACCTGGCGCGCACGTCCCCGTTCCGGCATCCGTCTCGCCAGTGCCCCCGGCGGTTCCTGCCGCAGTTCCGGACGGCGCGGTCGTCGTCATCGAGACGAGCGGCTCGACCGGCGTGCCCAAGCGGGTGCTGCTCGGCGCGCCCGCCCTCCGTGCGAGCGCCGCGGCATCGAGTGCGGCGCTCGGCGGGCCCGGACAGTGGCTGCTCGCGCTGCCCGCCCATTACGTCGCGGGCGTCCAGGTGCTCCTCCGCTCGCTTGAGGCCGGGACGACGCCGATCGTGCTCGCACCCGGCCACTTCGACCCGGCCGCCTTCTTCGAAGCGGCGACCCGGCTGACCGCGCCGCTGCGCTACACCTCCCTCGTCCCGGTGCAACTCGCGCGCCTGCTCGACGCGGTCGACGCCGCTGACGATGCGGCGCACGATGCTGCAGACGCTGCGGCGCACGCTGCGGCGCACGACGGTGACGCCGTCAACACTGCGGACCAGGACGGGGCCGCAGAAATGCTCGCACTCCTGCGCCGCTTCACGGCGATCCTCGTTGGCGGTCAGGCCATGCCCCCGGCCCTGCTTGCCCGCGCCGCTTCGCTCGGCATCACGGTCGTGCGTACCTACGGCTCCTCTGAAACGGCTGGTGGATGCTGTTACAACGGCCGCCCGATCGGCGACACGGTTGTGCGCGTCGTCGACGGCGAGCTCCAGATTTCCGGCTCCGTGCTCGCAGACGGGTACCTCGACGACCCGCAGCGCACCCACGACCGCTTCACCGAAGACAAGGGCGTGCGCTGGTACCGCACCGGCGACCTCGGCGAGATCGACGCCGTGACCGGCCTCGTGCGCGTGCTCGGCCGCGCGGACAACGTGATCATCTCGGGCGGAGAGAAGGTCTCCCTCGATGCCGTCGAACGCGTGGTGCGCGCCCTGCCCGGTTTCGCCGACGCGGTGATCGTGGGGGTGGCGGATGCCCGGTGGGGCCAGGTGCCCGTCGTCGCCGTCCCCGGGTCGCACGCCGCGGTGTCGACCCGATCGTGGGGCGAGGCCTCGCCCACGTCGCCGACCGCAACGCCGTCCAGCTCGCCGAAGAGGAAGACGGACGCGTCGACGGCCCGACTCGCCGTCGTGAAGGAGGCCGTCGCATCCGCCCTGGGCAAGTCGGCCAGGCCGGACCGTCTGCTCCTGCTGCCCGCGATCCCCGTGCTCGCCTCTGGCAAGCCCGACCGGCGCGCCCTGCAGCGGCTGGCCGAGGCGGGCAGCTGA
- a CDS encoding thiamine pyrophosphate-binding protein yields the protein MPDSILTESAAVDGIVPSGSPAPSRASASTDGTAPVSVGSPAPVGTPVPFTSPAASGSPATDFSVALLGAFVSLGIRDIVVSPGSRSQALALVAAELERLGLVRLHVRIDERGAGFLALGLAVETGVPALVICTSGTAVANLHPAVLEAHHSGVPLIVLTADRPVELRGIRSNQTTVQTGLFGVATRLCLDVPAPGAAAIARADGAQAGYTADTAESRAAGAVRPSDAVRAAELAARAMDAATGGRSLDPGPVQLNLAFREPLSAPVTLERSADPAATATEPPVSHGQTDGSPALAVSGDVTTGDPAAFVVGGGLRTVVVAGTGSGSAAEAFARAGGWPLLAEVSSNARFGPNLVAAFRELLQAEDFGGRVERVIVFGHPSLSREIPALIQRDDVETIVVAPTGAEWYNPGHRVRTFARTARVGASASSEAETRDGRAWLGSWVMTSRRVLDAATEDADVPFGAHGMTRAEFAALRAPVTRSMLVDAVWRASWPHDRLVLGASRLIREADRRVPGKKITVHSNRGLAGIDGTIATATGIALASQAFQADSEPRSTGTTRLLLGDLALLHDAGSMLLVPGEARARLQVIVGNDGGGTIFDGLEVAASAPDDLISRVLYTPQGVDLSALAAAYGWEYDRAATRSELERALTAPPLGPSLLEVPLTR from the coding sequence ATGCCTGACTCGATCCTGACCGAATCAGCGGCCGTGGACGGCATCGTGCCCTCTGGCAGCCCTGCCCCGTCGCGTGCCTCGGCGTCTACGGACGGAACAGCGCCGGTGTCCGTGGGTAGTCCGGCGCCGGTCGGTACTCCCGTGCCCTTCACCAGTCCAGCGGCCTCCGGCAGCCCCGCGACGGATTTCAGCGTCGCCCTCCTCGGCGCCTTCGTGAGCCTCGGTATCCGCGACATCGTCGTGAGCCCCGGTTCCCGCTCGCAGGCGCTCGCCCTGGTCGCCGCGGAACTCGAACGCCTCGGCCTGGTCCGCCTGCATGTGCGCATCGACGAACGCGGTGCCGGTTTCCTCGCGCTCGGCCTCGCGGTCGAGACCGGCGTGCCCGCCCTCGTGATCTGCACGTCCGGCACTGCCGTCGCCAACCTGCACCCCGCGGTGCTCGAGGCCCATCACTCCGGGGTGCCCCTCATCGTGCTGACGGCCGATCGCCCCGTCGAACTCCGCGGCATCCGCTCGAACCAGACGACCGTGCAGACCGGGCTCTTCGGGGTCGCGACCCGGCTCTGCCTCGACGTACCGGCCCCTGGTGCTGCTGCGATTGCTCGTGCCGACGGCGCCCAGGCCGGCTATACCGCCGATACCGCCGAGTCCCGTGCCGCGGGGGCCGTCCGTCCTTCCGACGCTGTCCGCGCTGCCGAACTCGCCGCCCGGGCGATGGATGCCGCCACCGGAGGCCGCTCGCTCGACCCCGGTCCCGTGCAGCTCAACCTCGCCTTCCGGGAGCCCCTTTCCGCCCCCGTGACCCTTGAGCGCTCCGCCGACCCTGCCGCGACGGCGACTGAGCCGCCGGTGAGCCACGGCCAGACCGACGGCTCACCCGCTCTCGCGGTGAGCGGTGACGTGACGACGGGTGACCCGGCGGCTTTCGTTGTCGGCGGGGGGCTGCGCACTGTCGTGGTCGCCGGCACAGGCTCGGGGAGCGCGGCAGAGGCGTTCGCCCGGGCCGGCGGCTGGCCGCTCCTCGCGGAGGTGTCGAGCAACGCCCGCTTCGGGCCGAATCTCGTGGCCGCCTTCCGTGAGCTGCTGCAGGCCGAGGACTTCGGCGGCAGGGTCGAGCGCGTGATCGTGTTCGGGCATCCGTCGCTGAGCCGGGAGATTCCGGCCCTCATCCAGCGGGACGACGTCGAGACGATCGTCGTGGCCCCGACCGGCGCCGAGTGGTACAACCCGGGACACCGGGTGCGTACGTTCGCCCGCACTGCGCGTGTCGGCGCATCCGCTTCGTCCGAGGCGGAAACCCGCGACGGCCGGGCCTGGCTCGGCAGCTGGGTGATGACGAGTCGGCGCGTTCTCGACGCCGCGACCGAAGACGCGGATGTCCCCTTCGGCGCCCACGGGATGACGCGCGCCGAATTCGCCGCCCTCCGCGCTCCCGTCACCCGGAGCATGCTCGTCGACGCCGTCTGGCGGGCCTCCTGGCCGCACGACCGGCTGGTGCTCGGTGCGTCCCGGTTGATCCGCGAGGCGGACCGACGGGTGCCGGGCAAGAAGATCACCGTGCACTCGAACCGCGGCCTCGCGGGCATCGACGGCACGATCGCGACCGCGACGGGTATCGCGCTCGCGAGCCAGGCGTTCCAGGCTGACAGCGAGCCGCGCTCGACCGGCACGACCCGCCTGCTCCTCGGCGACCTCGCCCTGTTGCACGACGCGGGATCGATGCTCCTGGTCCCGGGCGAGGCGCGGGCGCGGCTGCAGGTCATCGTCGGCAACGACGGCGGCGGAACCATTTTCGACGGCCTCGAGGTCGCGGCATCCGCCCCCGACGACCTGATCAGCAGGGTGCTCTACACGCCGCAGGGTGTCGACCTCTCCGCGCTCGCCGCAGCGTACGGCTGGGAATACGACCGGGCGGCGACCCGCAGCGAGCTCGAGCGGGCGCTGACCGCGCCGCCGCTCGGACCGAGCCTGCTCGAGGTGCCGCTCACGCGCTAG
- a CDS encoding PLDc N-terminal domain-containing protein, whose protein sequence is MVKVWLVVGIAVILVTVYALVECVTFDRGRIRGLPRWVWVFVIVLVPVVGALLWLFIGRGSNQSSAPGRGASRQLAPDDDPDFLKSLGRDRLQEERIRQMEQELADLDKPDATDKPDRPGQGQNSGPGKGQAAGNAGPSTGQSTGPAKGPAAAEPKKTTDPGEGELPGRRDA, encoded by the coding sequence ATGGTAAAGGTGTGGCTTGTCGTAGGAATTGCGGTCATTCTCGTGACCGTCTATGCGCTCGTCGAGTGTGTCACCTTCGACCGCGGTCGGATCCGCGGATTGCCGCGCTGGGTCTGGGTCTTTGTGATCGTCCTGGTCCCCGTCGTCGGCGCCCTGCTCTGGCTGTTCATCGGCCGTGGCAGCAACCAGAGTTCCGCGCCCGGTCGCGGCGCATCGCGGCAGCTCGCCCCCGATGACGATCCCGACTTCCTGAAGAGCCTCGGCCGTGACCGGCTCCAGGAGGAGCGCATCCGCCAGATGGAGCAGGAGCTCGCCGACCTCGACAAGCCCGACGCGACCGACAAGCCCGACCGACCGGGCCAGGGCCAGAACTCCGGCCCCGGCAAGGGGCAGGCCGCCGGCAACGCCGGGCCGTCGACGGGCCAGTCCACCGGCCCGGCGAAGGGTCCCGCCGCCGCAGAACCCAAGAAGACGACCGACCCTGGCGAGGGCGAACTGCCTGGCCGCCGGGATGCCTGA
- a CDS encoding polyphosphate kinase 2 family protein encodes MSGLNRKFWDSDPIEKLRVGPGFRLASVDPDATPGFDGVVKKKADEALASGVGLLDSLQEKLYANSRASADDGGGRKVLLVLQAMDTAGKGGIVRHVVGSVDPQGVRLTAFKAPTAEERAHDFLWRVRSRVPGRGLIGVFDRSHYEDVLIARVHELAPAEEIEARYGQIRRFEQDLVDDGTTIVKVMLQISSADQKERLLERLERPDKHWKYNPGDVDERMRWADYQTAYQLALERTSTPDAPWFVVPAGKKWYARLAVQHLLIDALERLNLDWPPASFDVAAEKLRLAAT; translated from the coding sequence ATGAGCGGACTCAACCGAAAGTTCTGGGATTCCGACCCGATCGAGAAGCTCCGCGTCGGCCCCGGATTCCGACTCGCCTCCGTCGACCCCGACGCGACGCCCGGCTTCGACGGGGTCGTGAAGAAGAAGGCCGACGAGGCGCTCGCCTCGGGCGTGGGTCTGCTCGATTCGCTTCAGGAGAAGCTCTACGCCAATAGCCGGGCTTCCGCCGACGACGGCGGTGGTCGCAAGGTACTCCTCGTGCTGCAGGCCATGGACACCGCGGGCAAGGGCGGCATCGTGCGGCACGTCGTCGGGTCCGTCGACCCCCAGGGTGTGCGCCTCACCGCGTTCAAGGCACCGACAGCGGAAGAACGCGCGCACGACTTCCTCTGGCGGGTGCGGAGCCGCGTGCCGGGACGGGGCCTGATCGGGGTCTTCGACCGCTCGCACTACGAGGATGTGCTGATCGCGCGCGTCCACGAGCTCGCCCCCGCCGAGGAGATCGAGGCCAGGTACGGGCAGATCCGCCGGTTCGAGCAGGACCTCGTCGACGACGGAACCACGATCGTCAAGGTCATGCTGCAGATCAGCTCGGCCGACCAGAAGGAGCGGCTGCTCGAGCGCCTCGAGCGCCCGGACAAGCACTGGAAGTACAACCCGGGCGACGTCGACGAGCGGATGCGCTGGGCCGACTACCAGACGGCATACCAGCTCGCCCTCGAACGCACCTCGACACCCGACGCGCCGTGGTTCGTCGTTCCCGCGGGCAAGAAGTGGTACGCGCGCCTCGCCGTGCAGCACCTGCTGATCGACGCCCTCGAGCGTCTGAACCTCGACTGGCCGCCCGCTTCCTTCGACGTCGCCGCCGAAAAGCTGCGCCTCGCCGCCACCTGA
- a CDS encoding ATP-dependent DNA ligase, with the protein MGKLTYNSTVTADFDDRILAHIQVVIGAKLRRGECFYFTWRDDPSGGDGRSTIWLHPAIPLAFKYFGGRSPSLNRDWVEALMLTANSSGGLQLVPEPHRPASVLATKDEP; encoded by the coding sequence ATGGGAAAGCTCACCTATAACTCGACGGTGACGGCCGACTTTGATGATCGCATCCTGGCTCACATCCAGGTGGTCATCGGAGCCAAGCTGCGCCGGGGAGAGTGCTTCTACTTCACGTGGAGGGACGACCCGTCCGGAGGCGACGGTCGCAGTACGATCTGGCTGCATCCGGCCATCCCGCTCGCCTTCAAATACTTCGGCGGTCGCTCACCGAGCCTCAATCGCGACTGGGTGGAGGCGCTCATGCTGACCGCCAACTCCTCTGGCGGACTGCAGCTCGTCCCCGAGCCGCATCGGCCGGCATCCGTGCTCGCGACGAAGGATGAACCATGA
- a CDS encoding isochorismate synthase, translating into MNVQALTVETTPIADIRQLVLLLDAQKPLLWMRRNQGLAGLGSALRLEFSGQTRMTDAASAWRDVVAAATVTDPLARTGTGLLAFGTFAFDDESAETSVLLVPEVIVGREDGLCWVTRIWPTGGTPPEIPVALHPLGTEYRISLLSGTLRPEAYKAAVDEAVVRLTAGEVNKVVLARDLRGHLPAKSDLRRTISELALGYPDCWTYAVDGLVGSSPETLIRADHGEVNARVLAGTVSRGADAAADLEAAAALATSAKDGDEHAFAVQSVLASLRPHTSHLLTSELPFTVKLPNLWHLATDVEGTLSDGSTSLDLIAAMHPTAAVAGTPTQAALALIRELEPFDRGRYAGPVGWVGADGDGEWAIALRCAQVTPGGDVTAYAGCGIVLGSEPDRELAETRMKFRPIVEAFG; encoded by the coding sequence GTGAATGTGCAGGCCCTAACGGTTGAAACCACTCCCATTGCCGACATTCGACAACTGGTCCTTCTCCTCGACGCCCAGAAGCCGCTGCTCTGGATGCGCCGCAACCAGGGCCTCGCCGGCCTCGGCTCGGCGCTGCGGCTCGAATTCTCGGGCCAGACCCGCATGACGGATGCCGCGAGCGCGTGGCGGGACGTCGTCGCCGCTGCGACGGTGACCGATCCGCTCGCGCGAACGGGCACCGGCCTGCTGGCGTTCGGAACCTTCGCCTTTGACGATGAATCCGCCGAGACGAGCGTGCTGCTCGTTCCGGAGGTCATCGTCGGACGTGAGGACGGTCTCTGCTGGGTCACCAGGATCTGGCCGACCGGCGGCACCCCTCCGGAAATTCCGGTTGCGCTGCATCCGCTGGGCACGGAGTACCGGATCTCGCTTCTCTCGGGCACGCTGCGGCCCGAGGCCTATAAGGCGGCCGTCGATGAGGCGGTCGTGCGTCTCACCGCCGGGGAGGTGAACAAGGTCGTGCTCGCCCGCGACCTCCGCGGCCACCTTCCGGCGAAGTCGGACCTGCGCCGCACGATCAGCGAACTCGCCCTCGGCTACCCGGACTGCTGGACCTACGCCGTCGACGGACTCGTCGGGTCGAGCCCCGAAACCCTGATCCGCGCCGACCACGGCGAAGTCAACGCCCGGGTGCTCGCCGGGACCGTCTCGCGCGGCGCCGACGCCGCAGCGGACCTCGAGGCCGCCGCCGCGCTCGCGACAAGCGCGAAGGACGGCGACGAACATGCCTTCGCGGTGCAGAGCGTGCTCGCCTCACTGCGCCCGCATACCTCGCACCTGCTCACGAGCGAGCTGCCGTTCACGGTCAAGCTCCCGAACCTGTGGCATCTCGCGACGGATGTCGAGGGAACCCTCTCCGACGGATCGACCTCCCTCGACCTCATCGCCGCCATGCACCCGACGGCGGCGGTCGCGGGAACGCCGACGCAGGCAGCGCTTGCGCTCATCCGCGAGCTCGAGCCCTTCGACCGCGGCCGGTATGCCGGGCCGGTCGGCTGGGTCGGCGCGGACGGCGACGGCGAATGGGCGATCGCGCTGCGCTGCGCCCAGGTGACTCCCGGCGGCGACGTCACTGCATACGCCGGCTGCGGCATCGTGCTCGGTTCAGAGCCCGACCGCGAGCTCGCCGAGACCCGGATGAAGTTCCGTCCCATCGTCGAGGCCTTCGGCTAG
- a CDS encoding DUF4229 domain-containing protein, producing MKAVPSWLSYSVYRILMFAVPLAVLLMLSIVWWVSAIVAALIGLCLSYIFLQKPREQVALDLYTARHPTAEVVHPDAESEDAAIDRAADADAAASAEAASAETASAEAEAAEAADAAGRATTRAAASAAPVTTAGSGASEREGRAQ from the coding sequence ATGAAAGCTGTCCCGTCCTGGCTGAGCTACTCGGTCTACCGCATCCTCATGTTCGCAGTACCCCTCGCGGTACTGCTGATGCTCTCGATCGTCTGGTGGGTCTCCGCCATTGTCGCGGCCCTGATCGGGCTCTGCCTGTCGTACATCTTCCTGCAGAAGCCCAGGGAGCAGGTCGCCCTCGACCTGTACACGGCCCGGCACCCCACTGCTGAGGTCGTGCACCCCGACGCAGAGTCGGAGGACGCGGCCATCGACCGTGCCGCCGACGCCGACGCCGCAGCTTCTGCCGAGGCCGCGTCCGCTGAGACCGCGTCTGCTGAGGCCGAGGCCGCCGAGGCAGCGGATGCCGCCGGCCGGGCGACGACGCGGGCGGCGGCATCCGCTGCGCCCGTCACGACCGCTGGGTCAGGGGCGTCAGAACGCGAAGGCCGCGCCCAGTAG
- a CDS encoding 1,4-dihydroxy-2-naphthoyl-CoA synthase, which produces MIEQVSEIFDPSQWTLVPGFEALTDVTYHHDLTGQIARVAFNRPEVRNAFRPHTVDELQATLEDARLNPRIGVVLLTGNGPSPRDGGWAFCSGGDQRIRGRDGYKYAEGDTATGIDKARGGRLHILEIQRLIRFMPKVVIAVIPGWAAGGGHSLHVVCDLSIASAEHAKFKQTDANVGSFDAGYGSAYFARQVGQKAAREVFFLAREYSAQRALEMGAINAVVPHADLENEAIDWARTILTKSPTAIRMLKFAFNAVDDGLVGQQVFAGEATRLAYGTDEAVEGRDAFLEKRDPDWGPYDWQF; this is translated from the coding sequence ATGATCGAACAGGTGTCTGAAATCTTCGACCCGAGCCAGTGGACACTCGTCCCGGGCTTCGAGGCCCTCACCGACGTGACGTACCACCACGACCTCACCGGGCAGATCGCGCGCGTCGCGTTCAACCGCCCGGAGGTGCGCAACGCCTTCCGGCCGCACACCGTCGACGAGCTGCAGGCCACCCTCGAAGACGCCCGGCTGAACCCGCGCATCGGCGTCGTCCTCCTCACTGGCAACGGCCCGAGCCCGAGGGACGGCGGCTGGGCCTTCTGTTCGGGCGGCGACCAGCGCATCCGTGGCCGTGACGGTTACAAATATGCGGAGGGCGACACCGCGACCGGCATCGACAAGGCTCGCGGCGGCCGGCTGCACATCCTTGAGATCCAACGGTTGATCCGCTTCATGCCCAAGGTCGTCATCGCCGTCATTCCCGGCTGGGCCGCCGGCGGCGGTCACTCCCTGCACGTGGTCTGCGACCTCAGTATCGCGAGTGCCGAGCACGCCAAGTTCAAGCAGACGGATGCCAACGTCGGCTCCTTCGACGCCGGTTACGGCAGCGCATACTTCGCCCGTCAGGTCGGGCAGAAAGCGGCGCGAGAGGTCTTTTTCCTCGCCCGCGAGTACTCCGCCCAGCGCGCCCTCGAGATGGGCGCGATCAACGCGGTCGTCCCGCACGCCGACCTCGAGAACGAGGCCATCGACTGGGCCCGCACGATCCTGACCAAGTCGCCCACCGCCATCCGCATGCTCAAGTTCGCCTTCAACGCCGTCGACGACGGACTCGTCGGCCAGCAGGTCTTCGCGGGCGAGGCGACACGGCTCGCCTACGGCACCGACGAGGCCGTCGAGGGTCGCGACGCGTTCCTCGAGAAACGCGACCCCGACTGGGGTCCGTACGACTGGCAGTTCTAG
- a CDS encoding sigma-70 family RNA polymerase sigma factor, with product MTVTMNTSAPAHDHFDSPDSYRAPLPSMNPAGSSQRTAGSSAASRYSRASTDAFGDYLRRIGKGPLLSAEDEVNLARRIEVGLFAAEKLAHGVDDHELSRELSWLAHDGGRAKNHFIEANLRLVVSIAKHYSGRGVPIMDLVQDGNIGLVRAVEKYDFMTGYKFSTYATWWIRQAIHRGMADKSRMIRIPVHTAEKLNKIKRIRRDLTSTLDRDPSLKELSEAAQIPIHDVSRLLQYENEPISLHSPVGDGVGDISELIIDDDLPQPDEYATVTLRAADICFYLDALPPRERSILKARFGLDGDEPRTLDQIAVIQGVTRERVRQIEKRALALLHVPRLERYLRD from the coding sequence ATGACCGTCACGATGAACACGTCGGCACCGGCCCACGACCACTTCGATTCTCCCGACTCCTACCGCGCCCCGCTCCCCTCGATGAACCCGGCCGGCTCATCCCAGCGTACGGCCGGCAGTTCGGCAGCGTCCCGCTACAGCAGGGCATCCACGGATGCCTTCGGCGACTATCTGCGCCGCATCGGCAAAGGCCCCCTCCTGAGCGCCGAGGACGAGGTCAACCTCGCCCGGCGGATCGAGGTGGGCCTGTTCGCCGCAGAGAAACTCGCGCACGGGGTCGACGACCACGAGCTTTCCCGGGAACTCTCCTGGCTCGCCCACGACGGCGGCCGGGCGAAGAACCACTTCATCGAAGCAAACCTCCGCCTCGTCGTCAGCATCGCCAAGCACTACTCCGGCCGCGGGGTGCCGATCATGGACCTCGTCCAGGACGGCAACATCGGCCTCGTCCGAGCGGTCGAGAAGTACGACTTCATGACCGGCTACAAGTTCTCCACCTACGCGACCTGGTGGATCCGCCAGGCGATTCACCGCGGAATGGCCGACAAGTCCCGGATGATCCGCATCCCCGTGCACACCGCGGAGAAGCTCAACAAGATCAAGCGCATCCGCCGCGACCTCACGAGCACTCTCGACCGCGACCCCTCGCTCAAGGAACTCTCCGAGGCGGCGCAGATCCCCATCCACGACGTCTCGCGGCTGCTGCAGTACGAGAATGAGCCGATTTCCCTGCATTCCCCGGTCGGTGACGGCGTCGGGGACATCTCGGAGCTCATCATCGACGACGACCTGCCGCAGCCGGACGAGTACGCGACGGTCACGCTGCGCGCCGCGGACATCTGCTTCTACCTCGACGCGTTGCCGCCACGGGAGCGGTCGATCCTGAAGGCCCGATTCGGGCTCGACGGCGACGAACCGCGCACCCTCGACCAGATCGCTGTCATCCAGGGCGTCACCCGGGAGCGGGTCCGCCAGATCGAGAAGCGCGCGCTGGCCCTCCTGCACGTGCCCCGGCTCGAACGGTACCTGCGCGATTAG
- the ubiE gene encoding bifunctional demethylmenaquinone methyltransferase/2-methoxy-6-polyprenyl-1,4-benzoquinol methylase UbiE, producing the protein MNRADLSKQPEQVAAMFDQVSTHYDRTNAVLSVGNAALWRLQATRAVNPQAGERILDIAAGTGTSSVALTHTGAHVVAADFSAGMIQVGRERQAGNPLVEFVQADATALPFADDEFDAVTISFGLRNVVEPRKALAEFFRVTKPGGRVVICEFSTPPNPVIRSAYFAYLNQVMPRVVKLASSNAEAYDYLGESIAAWPTQPVLSGWLREAGYESVAYKNLTLGIVALHRGVKAAPAAVPAD; encoded by the coding sequence GTGAACAGAGCAGACCTCAGTAAGCAGCCGGAGCAGGTCGCGGCCATGTTCGATCAGGTGTCGACGCATTACGACCGCACGAACGCGGTGCTCTCGGTCGGAAACGCCGCCTTGTGGCGGCTCCAGGCGACCCGCGCCGTCAACCCCCAGGCCGGCGAGCGCATCCTCGACATCGCCGCGGGCACCGGCACCTCGAGCGTCGCGCTGACCCACACCGGCGCTCACGTCGTCGCCGCCGACTTCTCCGCCGGGATGATCCAGGTCGGCCGGGAACGCCAGGCCGGAAACCCGCTCGTCGAGTTCGTCCAGGCCGATGCCACGGCGCTGCCCTTCGCCGACGACGAATTCGACGCCGTCACGATCTCCTTCGGCCTCCGCAACGTCGTGGAACCACGCAAGGCGCTCGCCGAGTTCTTCCGCGTCACCAAGCCCGGCGGCAGGGTCGTCATCTGCGAGTTCTCCACCCCGCCGAACCCGGTCATCCGCAGCGCTTATTTCGCCTACCTCAACCAGGTGATGCCCCGGGTCGTCAAGCTCGCCTCCTCGAACGCCGAGGCGTACGACTATCTCGGCGAATCGATCGCCGCGTGGCCGACCCAGCCCGTGCTGAGCGGATGGCTCCGCGAAGCCGGGTACGAGTCCGTCGCCTACAAGAACCTCACCCTCGGAATCGTGGCACTGCACCGCGGTGTCAAGGCCGCCCCTGCGGCAGTCCCCGCCGACTGA